DNA from Actinomyces sp. oral taxon 897:
GACCCCGCCGCCTGGCTGGTGGAGCACAAGGCCGCCCAGCTGACCACGGACTGCCTGTGAGGGGCGTGGTACGACGTCGTTCCTCCCGTCCCGTGGAGGTGGTGGCGCACCGCGGCGGTGCGGCTGAGGCCCCGGAGAACACCTGGTCCGCCGTGGAGCACACCGTGGACGCGGGTCTGACCTGGATGGAGACGGACCTGCGCGCCACCGCTGACGGGGTGGTCCTGCTGTGGCACGACCCGGACCTGGTGCGTACCACCGGGGTGGAGGGGGTCCTGCGCGACCTGACCTGGGAGGAGGTCTGCGAGGTGGACGCGGGGGACGGGCGGGCCCCGGTGCGGCTGGCGGACGTTCTGGCCTCCTTCCCCTCCCTGGGCCTGAACGTGGACCTCAAGGAGGACGCCGTGGTGGCCCCGGCCCTGGCGGCGGTCGGCCGTGCAGGGGCCTGGCGGCGGGTGCGGTTCGCCTCCTTCTCCTCCCGGCGCCTGCGCCAGGTCCGGCGTCGGGAGCCCAGGGCCCGTACCAGTCTGGGTACCACGGAGGTGGTCGGGCTGGTGTCTCGCTCGGTCAGTGCCGTGGGGGTGGGTGCCCTGAGCGGGCGCGGGCTGCTCCAGGACCCCGGTACGGGGCGGTGGGTGAGGCCGCGGCCCGGGGTGGTGCGTCGCCTGGTCCGGCCGTCCTGGCTCGGACGGGCTGACGCCGTCCAGGTCCCTGTCAGGCGGTCCGGGGTGGTTGTGGTGGGGCCCAGGGTCGTGGCGGCTGCTCACGAGGCGGGTCTGGAGGTCCATGTCTGGACGGTCAACGACCCTGCCCAGATGCTCTGGCTGGAGCGTATGGGGGTGGACGCCGTGGTCACGGACGTGCCCACCCTGGCGCAGGAGGTCCTGGGCGGCTAGGTCAGCGGGGTCCGGGCGAGCTGGCACCCAGAATGACAGGTGCTGAGCGGAGAAGGTAGCTTTCGGTCGAGAGTGATCAGATGTATGCTGTTCGCTGTGACCTGCCTGACCGTCTGCGGGTCACTCGTCGCATGGAGACCGCCACGCGAGCACAGGATTTGTGAGGTATGACGCACGTGACTACGGCTGCTGACATTGTCCCCATCAGTTTCGGAACCGGCGGCTGGCGCGCCGTCATCGCCGACGGCTTCACCCGCTTCAACGTCGAGCGCGTGGCCCAGGCCCTGGCGGACCGTATCCACGCCGAGGGCGTGGCGGACAGGCCCGTCGTCATCGGGTACGACCAGCGGTTCCTCTCCCCGGAGTTCACCTGGTGGGCCGCGGAGGTGCTGGCCGGCAACGGCATCCGCGCCCACGTCATCGACCGCGCCGCCCCCACACCCATGATCATGTGGACGGTCCGCGACCTGGGCTGCGCCTACGGCGTGGCCGTGACCGCCTCCCACAACCCCGCCGCCTACAACGGCCTGAAGATCTTCACCGCCGGGGGCCGTGACGCCGAGGTGGAGGTCACCACCCCGCTCCAGGAGCACGCCAACACCCTCCACGCCCCCGACGTCAGGCGCCTGGAGCGCAGGACCGCCCTGGCGCAGGGGGCCATCACCACCCAGACCTCCATGAACTGGTACATCGACGCCATCCTGGACGCGGTGGACCTGGAGGCGATCCGCCACGCGCACCTCAAGATCGTCCTGGACCCCATGTTCGGGGTCTCGCGCACCTGCCTCCAGACGATCCTCATGACGGCGCGCTGCGACGTGGACACCATCCACGAGCGCCGCGACACCCTCTTCGGCGGGCGCCTGCCCAGCCCGTCGAGCGCCACCACCTTCGCCCTGGCCAAGGAGGTCCTGGAGCGCGGCGCGGCCCTGGGTATCGCCACCGACGGCGACGCCGACCGTCTGGGGGTCATTGACGACACCGGCGCCTTCCTCCACCCCAACCAGATCCTCGTCCTGCTCTACGACTACCTCCTGGAGGACAGGGGCTGGCACGGCCCGGTGGTGCGCAACGTGGCCACCACCCACCTGCTGGACCGGGTGGCCGCCGAGCACGGCGAGACCTGCTACGAGGTCCCCGTGGGCTTCAAGTGGGTCTCCGCCGCCATTGACAGGTACGACGCCGTCCTGGGCGGGGAGTCCTCCGGCGGTCTGACGGTGCGCG
Protein-coding regions in this window:
- a CDS encoding glycerophosphodiester phosphodiesterase family protein, encoding MVRRRSSRPVEVVAHRGGAAEAPENTWSAVEHTVDAGLTWMETDLRATADGVVLLWHDPDLVRTTGVEGVLRDLTWEEVCEVDAGDGRAPVRLADVLASFPSLGLNVDLKEDAVVAPALAAVGRAGAWRRVRFASFSSRRLRQVRRREPRARTSLGTTEVVGLVSRSVSAVGVGALSGRGLLQDPGTGRWVRPRPGVVRRLVRPSWLGRADAVQVPVRRSGVVVVGPRVVAAAHEAGLEVHVWTVNDPAQMLWLERMGVDAVVTDVPTLAQEVLGG
- a CDS encoding phosphoglucomutase/phosphomannomutase family protein, yielding MTHVTTAADIVPISFGTGGWRAVIADGFTRFNVERVAQALADRIHAEGVADRPVVIGYDQRFLSPEFTWWAAEVLAGNGIRAHVIDRAAPTPMIMWTVRDLGCAYGVAVTASHNPAAYNGLKIFTAGGRDAEVEVTTPLQEHANTLHAPDVRRLERRTALAQGAITTQTSMNWYIDAILDAVDLEAIRHAHLKIVLDPMFGVSRTCLQTILMTARCDVDTIHERRDTLFGGRLPSPSSATTFALAKEVLERGAALGIATDGDADRLGVIDDTGAFLHPNQILVLLYDYLLEDRGWHGPVVRNVATTHLLDRVAAEHGETCYEVPVGFKWVSAAIDRYDAVLGGESSGGLTVRGHIAGKDGIYAGALLVEMVARRAKPLSRIYADIVARYGRLEMVESSLEFDPEVKEPLTRRIMVQRDLPDFGLEVRTVSTADGCKVVFADGSWVITRFSGTEPLLRVFAEAGTTEQAQRLVDTVQDYYQLH